Proteins from a genomic interval of Aquila chrysaetos chrysaetos chromosome 20, bAquChr1.4, whole genome shotgun sequence:
- the SETD5 gene encoding histone-lysine N-methyltransferase SETD5 isoform X3 has protein sequence MWGTSSVEWKRSQKPEYQLQLGRVTRVQKHRKILRAARDLALDTLIIEYRGKVMLRQQFEVNGHFFKKPYPFVLFYSKFNGVEMCVDARTFGNDARFIRRSCTPNAEVRHVIADGMIHLCIYAVATIAKDTEVTIAFDYEYNICNYKVDCACHKGNRNCPVQKRSPNAAEHLPPPVLGTLIGAETRRRKARRKELEMEQQGIASDENSSQQTEEVPEGPAAVSDNEGAEKEEKQEGEKEEPVDEQGALVHSRRSREDRKVEAIMHMFENLEKRKRRREQPSDRNSTDAEISTNSEAPELEEIKTETPETEDGSSALSAAAPNVSNSNSNTGVNTRRSSQVVDAVPEKTVTKPAPAKPSRPRPKSRFSRYRTSSAQRLRRQKQASSQQAELAQAVPEEGSTASLVTTTDVSNVEGPGEGRQLMGSDPTAILAAGSQSNRAAVKYPKTKKYLVTEWLNDKAEKQECPIECPLRITTDPTVLATTLNMLPGLIHSPLICTTPKHYIRFGSPFNPERRRRPFLLDGIYSSCKKRWIKQALEEGMTQTSPAPQENRTQCLYQSNENSSSSSICKDDTDLLSPLKKWKSRYLMEQNVKKLLRPLSPVTPPPPIPLVPGSVSPQLATPCSSLPGEEESRNGYGMMFSPIPSLAASRCNTPLQFENVSSPESSPAHRPESMSPELCLRSDLDLKGGYLDSSANTCPERPSLLSFGSSDLAPQPSINSTSEMNFPGKSGEAQMLLRSSDQAFRTEFNLMYAFSPLNAMPRVDGLLRGSAPLGERKPMNSEAGCCSSPAEGYFSRHESGLLKETVHGSMSPCSERACEGVRSAPQNPPQRKKVSLLEYRKRKQEAKEGGDSMRCTGTPTRQGSSSSVTDTDGNSLPGSVVRTPSSPQSGFSPSHPSLPHVEDISPPDSRGASSSTSLSKSQENISSRWMVPTSVERLREGRGILEKVLRSGAKVSQRNESSPTCDSAVERDADTAGDDTPEAHKGPGPAVYSPSRYSYQLLQSDSPQPESQTLLQQSSSPYRGHLTPSPGYSYRAAAQRTGHSLSHGSSETSFSSTSYSSPAHSVSTDSSALFAGNSGYYSSQQHSGSGSGSLLKKSCPAAASPAQQTAVDSLSSESGSQPCTGASGSTSAPQSARSLQSDLRTISLPNSGQSVLYQGSRGAVISNAQHYPHRGGSSVHQYRLQQLQGSGVKTQTGLS, from the exons ATGTGGGGCACCTCTTCTGTAGAATGGAAGCGGAGTCAGAAACCTGAATATCAG ctgcagctgggaagggtGACTCGTGTTCAGAAGCACCGGAAGATCCTGAGGGCAGCAAGAGACTTGGCACTAGATACCCTTATAATTGAGTATCGAGGGAAGGTTATGTTACGACAGCAATTCGAGGTCAATGGGCATTTCTTCAAAAA GCCATATCCCTTTGTGCTGTTCTACTCCAAGTTCAATGGCGTTGAAATGTGTGTTGATGCCCGCACCTTTGGTAATGATGCCAGGTTCATCAGGCGTTCCTGCACTCCAAATGCAGAG GTTCGTCATGTGATTGCTGATGGGATGATCCACCTGTGTATCTATGCTGTTGCCACCATTGCCAAGGACACAGAGGTTACCATCGCCTTTGACTATGAGTACAACATCTG CAACTATAAAGTGGACTGTGCGTGTCACAAGGGGAACCGGAATTGCCCTGTGCAGAAACGTAGCCCAAATGCTGCAGAACACCTACCTCCACCTGTTTTAGGCACACTGATTGGGGCAGAAACACGCCGGCGAAAAGCCCGTCGAAAGGAACTAGAAATGGAACAGCAGGGCATTGCATCAGATGAGAACAGCAGTCAACAAACGGAGGAAGTTCCTGAGGGACCTGCAGCAGTCAGTGACAATGAG GgggcagagaaggaggagaaacaagaaggggagaaggaggagccTGTAGATGAACAGGGAGCCTTGGTCCACAGCCGCCGG TCCCGGGAAGACAGGAAGGTAGAAGCCATCATGCACATGTTTGAAaacttggaaaagagaaagaggagacgAGAGCAACCATCAGACCGTAACAGCACTGATGCTGAAATCAGCACCAATTCTGAAGCTCCTGAgctggaggaaataaaaacagagactCCTGAAACTGAAGATGGAAGTTCAgcactgagtgctgctgctcCAAATGTTTCTAACAGTAACAGCAATACTGGGGTGAACACACGACGGTCTTCACAAGTAGTG GATGCTGTCCCCGAAAAAACAGTTACTAAGCCAGCTCCAGCCAAACCCTCCAGACCCCGACCGAAAAGTCGCTTCTCTCGATACCGGACCAGTTCAGCACAAAGACTGAGAAGGCAGAAACAAGCCAGTTCCCAGCAAGCTGAACTCGCACAGGCTGTCCCAGAGGAAGGAAGCACTGCCAGCTTGGTAACCACAACAGATGTCAGCAATGTAGAAGGTCCAGGAGAAGGCAGACAGTTGATGGGATCTGACCCAACTGCTATCCTGGCTGCAGGATCTCAGTCTAATCGAGCTGCAGTAAAGTACCCCAAAACTAAAAAG tATCTTGTTACAGAATGGCTGAATgacaaggcagaaaagcaggagTGCCCTATTGAATGCCCTCTGCGCATTACTACAGACCCAACAGTTTTGGCAACTACCTTAAATATGTTGCCAGGTCTCATCCACTCTCCACTGATTTGTACTACGCCTAAACACTACATTCGTTTTGGTTCACCTTTCAATCCTGAGAGACGTCGAAGGCCCTTTCTGTTGGATGGAATTTACAGTTCCTGTAAAAAG CGCTGGATCAAACAAGCCCTGGAAGAGGGGATGACTCAGACCTCACCAGCTCCGCAAGAGAACAGAACCCAGTGTCTATACCAAAGTAACGAGAACAGCAGTTCTTCCAGCATCTGCAAAGATGACACAG ACTTGCTGAGTCCCCTGAAGAAATGGAAGTCTCGCTACTTGATGGAGCAGAATGTTAAGAAGTTGCTGAGGCCGCTGTCTCCCGTCACCCCTCCACCTCCCATCCCTCTGGTTCCTGGCTCAGTGAGCCCACAGCTGGCTACACCCTGCTCATCACtgccaggagaggaggagagtcGCAATGGTTATGGCATGATGTTCTCACCAATTCCTTCTCTGGCTGCTAGTCGCTGCAATACTCCACTACAGTTTGAG AACGTGTCCTCCCCTGAGAGTTCCCCTGCGCATAGGCCTGAGTCCATGTCACCTGAG ctctgccttcGATCCGACCTGGATTTGAAGGGTGGGTACCTGGATTCCAGTGCAAACACCTGCCCAGAACGGCCATCGCTGCTCAGCTTTGGATCCTCTGATCTGGCTCCACAACCCTCCATAAACTCTACTTCAGAGATGAACTTCCCAGGGAAAAGTGGGGAAGCACAGATGCTGCTACGAAGCTCTGATCAGGCTTTTCGGACAGAGTTTAATTTAATGTATGCCTTCTCCCCATTGAACGCTATGCCACGTGTAGATGGGTTGTTGCGGGGATCTGCTCCTTTGGGAGAGAGGAAGCCAATGAATTCGGAAGCAGGAtgctgcagctctcctgctgaAGGATATTTCAGCAGACATGAGTCAGGGCTGCTTAAAGAGACAGTGCATGGATCCATGTCTCCCTGCAGCGAGAGGGCTTGTGAAGGCGTCAGATCTGCTCCCCAGAATCCACCACAAAGGAAGAAG gtATCTCTACTAGAATACCGCAAGAGGAAACAAGAAGCCAAGGAGGGAGGCGATTCAATGCGATGTACAGGGACTCCTACCCGACAGGGCAGCAGCAGTTCTGTGACTGACACAGATGGCAACAGCCTGCCGGGTTCCGTAGTACGAACCCCATCCTCCCCACAAAGTGGCTTCTCCCCTTctcatccctccctgcctcatGTAGAGGACATCAGCCCACCAGACTCAAGGGGGGCTAGTTCCTCAACATCACTCAGCAAATCCCAGGAGAACATCAGCAGTAGGTG GATGGTCCCAACATCGGTGGAGAGGCTTCGAGAGGGCCGAGGCATACTTGAGAAGGTGCTGCGAAGTGGTGCAAAGGTATCCCAGAGAAATGAATCCTCACCTACCTGTGACAGTGCTGTTGAGAGAGATGCAG ACACAGCAGGAGATGACACTCCAGAAGCCCACAAAGGACCAGGACCAGCAGTTTACAGTCCTTCTCGATACAGCTACCAG CTCCTGCAGTCTGACAGTCCCCAGCCAGAATCGCAGACCCTTCTCCAGCAGAGTTCCTCCCCCTACAGAGGACACCTTACTCCATCTCCTGGATACAGCTATcgagcagcagcacagaggacaGGACATAGCCTCTCTCATGGTTCCTCGGAAACATCCTTCTCCTCCACCTCGTACTCCAGCCCTGCCCACTCGGTCTCCACAGACTCCTCTGCCCTGTTTGCAGGGAATTCGGGGTATtacagcagccagcagcactctggcagcggcagcggcagccTCCTGAAGAagagctgccctgctgctgccagcccagcacagcagaCAGCTGTGGACTCTCTTTCCTCTGAGTcgggctcccagccctgcacaggTGCGTCGGGCTCCACCTCCGCTCCCCAAAGTGCTAGGTCACTACAGTCAGACTTGCGGACTATCAGTCTACCGAATTCTGGTCAGTCTGTTCTCTACCAGGGCTCCCGGGGGGCAGTGATTTCTAATGCACAACACTATCCACACCGTGGGGGAAGCAGTGTCCATCAGTACAGACTTCAGCAGCTTCAAGGTTCTGGAGTAAAGACTCAAACAGGACTTTCCTAG
- the SETD5 gene encoding histone-lysine N-methyltransferase SETD5 isoform X2, producing MSRGKVIRLRRRKQDNVSGGDSSATESWDEELSPSTVLYTATQHTPTSITLTVNRVRRSKPKKRKRSTEKARTAPKAKKIKAFREGSRKSLRMKNSPSEAHALDENTAEGWENRIRLWTDQYEEAFTNQYSADVQNLLERHLNSNKEYVGKTAMLDTINKTELACNNTVIGSQMQLQLGRVTRVQKHRKILRAARDLALDTLIIEYRGKVMLRQQFEVNGHFFKKPYPFVLFYSKFNGVEMCVDARTFGNDARFIRRSCTPNAEVRHVIADGMIHLCIYAVATIAKDTEVTIAFDYEYNICNYKVDCACHKGNRNCPVQKRSPNAAEHLPPPVLGTLIGAETRRRKARRKELEMEQQGIASDENSSQQTEEVPEGPAAVSDNEGAEKEEKQEGEKEEPVDEQGALVHSRRSREDRKVEAIMHMFENLEKRKRRREQPSDRNSTDAEISTNSEAPELEEIKTETPETEDGSSALSAAAPNVSNSNSNTGVNTRRSSQVVDAVPEKTVTKPAPAKPSRPRPKSRFSRYRTSSAQRLRRQKQASSQQAELAQAVPEEGSTASLVTTTDVSNVEGPGEGRQLMGSDPTAILAAGSQSNRAAVKYPKTKKYLVTEWLNDKAEKQECPIECPLRITTDPTVLATTLNMLPGLIHSPLICTTPKHYIRFGSPFNPERRRRPFLLDGIYSSCKKRWIKQALEEGMTQTSPAPQENRTQCLYQSNENSSSSSICKDDTDLLSPLKKWKSRYLMEQNVKKLLRPLSPVTPPPPIPLVPGSVSPQLATPCSSLPGEEESRNGYGMMFSPIPSLAASRCNTPLQFENVSSPESSPAHRPESMSPELCLRSDLDLKGGYLDSSANTCPERPSLLSFGSSDLAPQPSINSTSEMNFPGKSGEAQMLLRSSDQAFRTEFNLMYAFSPLNAMPRVDGLLRGSAPLGERKPMNSEAGCCSSPAEGYFSRHESGLLKETVHGSMSPCSERACEGVRSAPQNPPQRKKVSLLEYRKRKQEAKEGGDSMRCTGTPTRQGSSSSVTDTDGNSLPGSVVRTPSSPQSGFSPSHPSLPHVEDISPPDSRGASSSTSLSKSQENISSRWMVPTSVERLREGRGILEKVLRSGAKVSQRNESSPTCDSAVERDADTAGDDTPEAHKGPGPAVYSPSRYSYQLLQSDSPQPESQTLLQQSSSPYRGHLTPSPGYSYRAAAQRTGHSLSHGSSETSFSSTSYSSPAHSVSTDSSALFAGNSGYYSSQQHSGSGSGSLLKKSCPAAASPAQQTAVDSLSSESGSQPCTGASGSTSAPQSARSLQSDLRTISLPNSGQSVLYQGSRGAVISNAQHYPHRGGSSVHQYRLQQLQGSGVKTQTGLS from the exons AATTCCCCTTCTGAAGCACATGCCTTGGatgaaaacacagctgaaggGTGGGAGAATCGAATACGACTCTGGACAGATCAGTACGAAGAAGCCTTTACTAACCAGTACAGTGCTGATGTACAGAACTTGTTGGAGCGTCATCTAAACTCTAATAAAGAATACGTGGGGAAAACTGCTATGCTAGACACAATCAACAAAACAGAGTTGGCCTGCAATAATACTGTTATTGGGTCCCAGATGCAG ctgcagctgggaagggtGACTCGTGTTCAGAAGCACCGGAAGATCCTGAGGGCAGCAAGAGACTTGGCACTAGATACCCTTATAATTGAGTATCGAGGGAAGGTTATGTTACGACAGCAATTCGAGGTCAATGGGCATTTCTTCAAAAA GCCATATCCCTTTGTGCTGTTCTACTCCAAGTTCAATGGCGTTGAAATGTGTGTTGATGCCCGCACCTTTGGTAATGATGCCAGGTTCATCAGGCGTTCCTGCACTCCAAATGCAGAG GTTCGTCATGTGATTGCTGATGGGATGATCCACCTGTGTATCTATGCTGTTGCCACCATTGCCAAGGACACAGAGGTTACCATCGCCTTTGACTATGAGTACAACATCTG CAACTATAAAGTGGACTGTGCGTGTCACAAGGGGAACCGGAATTGCCCTGTGCAGAAACGTAGCCCAAATGCTGCAGAACACCTACCTCCACCTGTTTTAGGCACACTGATTGGGGCAGAAACACGCCGGCGAAAAGCCCGTCGAAAGGAACTAGAAATGGAACAGCAGGGCATTGCATCAGATGAGAACAGCAGTCAACAAACGGAGGAAGTTCCTGAGGGACCTGCAGCAGTCAGTGACAATGAG GgggcagagaaggaggagaaacaagaaggggagaaggaggagccTGTAGATGAACAGGGAGCCTTGGTCCACAGCCGCCGG TCCCGGGAAGACAGGAAGGTAGAAGCCATCATGCACATGTTTGAAaacttggaaaagagaaagaggagacgAGAGCAACCATCAGACCGTAACAGCACTGATGCTGAAATCAGCACCAATTCTGAAGCTCCTGAgctggaggaaataaaaacagagactCCTGAAACTGAAGATGGAAGTTCAgcactgagtgctgctgctcCAAATGTTTCTAACAGTAACAGCAATACTGGGGTGAACACACGACGGTCTTCACAAGTAGTG GATGCTGTCCCCGAAAAAACAGTTACTAAGCCAGCTCCAGCCAAACCCTCCAGACCCCGACCGAAAAGTCGCTTCTCTCGATACCGGACCAGTTCAGCACAAAGACTGAGAAGGCAGAAACAAGCCAGTTCCCAGCAAGCTGAACTCGCACAGGCTGTCCCAGAGGAAGGAAGCACTGCCAGCTTGGTAACCACAACAGATGTCAGCAATGTAGAAGGTCCAGGAGAAGGCAGACAGTTGATGGGATCTGACCCAACTGCTATCCTGGCTGCAGGATCTCAGTCTAATCGAGCTGCAGTAAAGTACCCCAAAACTAAAAAG tATCTTGTTACAGAATGGCTGAATgacaaggcagaaaagcaggagTGCCCTATTGAATGCCCTCTGCGCATTACTACAGACCCAACAGTTTTGGCAACTACCTTAAATATGTTGCCAGGTCTCATCCACTCTCCACTGATTTGTACTACGCCTAAACACTACATTCGTTTTGGTTCACCTTTCAATCCTGAGAGACGTCGAAGGCCCTTTCTGTTGGATGGAATTTACAGTTCCTGTAAAAAG CGCTGGATCAAACAAGCCCTGGAAGAGGGGATGACTCAGACCTCACCAGCTCCGCAAGAGAACAGAACCCAGTGTCTATACCAAAGTAACGAGAACAGCAGTTCTTCCAGCATCTGCAAAGATGACACAG ACTTGCTGAGTCCCCTGAAGAAATGGAAGTCTCGCTACTTGATGGAGCAGAATGTTAAGAAGTTGCTGAGGCCGCTGTCTCCCGTCACCCCTCCACCTCCCATCCCTCTGGTTCCTGGCTCAGTGAGCCCACAGCTGGCTACACCCTGCTCATCACtgccaggagaggaggagagtcGCAATGGTTATGGCATGATGTTCTCACCAATTCCTTCTCTGGCTGCTAGTCGCTGCAATACTCCACTACAGTTTGAG AACGTGTCCTCCCCTGAGAGTTCCCCTGCGCATAGGCCTGAGTCCATGTCACCTGAG ctctgccttcGATCCGACCTGGATTTGAAGGGTGGGTACCTGGATTCCAGTGCAAACACCTGCCCAGAACGGCCATCGCTGCTCAGCTTTGGATCCTCTGATCTGGCTCCACAACCCTCCATAAACTCTACTTCAGAGATGAACTTCCCAGGGAAAAGTGGGGAAGCACAGATGCTGCTACGAAGCTCTGATCAGGCTTTTCGGACAGAGTTTAATTTAATGTATGCCTTCTCCCCATTGAACGCTATGCCACGTGTAGATGGGTTGTTGCGGGGATCTGCTCCTTTGGGAGAGAGGAAGCCAATGAATTCGGAAGCAGGAtgctgcagctctcctgctgaAGGATATTTCAGCAGACATGAGTCAGGGCTGCTTAAAGAGACAGTGCATGGATCCATGTCTCCCTGCAGCGAGAGGGCTTGTGAAGGCGTCAGATCTGCTCCCCAGAATCCACCACAAAGGAAGAAG gtATCTCTACTAGAATACCGCAAGAGGAAACAAGAAGCCAAGGAGGGAGGCGATTCAATGCGATGTACAGGGACTCCTACCCGACAGGGCAGCAGCAGTTCTGTGACTGACACAGATGGCAACAGCCTGCCGGGTTCCGTAGTACGAACCCCATCCTCCCCACAAAGTGGCTTCTCCCCTTctcatccctccctgcctcatGTAGAGGACATCAGCCCACCAGACTCAAGGGGGGCTAGTTCCTCAACATCACTCAGCAAATCCCAGGAGAACATCAGCAGTAGGTG GATGGTCCCAACATCGGTGGAGAGGCTTCGAGAGGGCCGAGGCATACTTGAGAAGGTGCTGCGAAGTGGTGCAAAGGTATCCCAGAGAAATGAATCCTCACCTACCTGTGACAGTGCTGTTGAGAGAGATGCAG ACACAGCAGGAGATGACACTCCAGAAGCCCACAAAGGACCAGGACCAGCAGTTTACAGTCCTTCTCGATACAGCTACCAG CTCCTGCAGTCTGACAGTCCCCAGCCAGAATCGCAGACCCTTCTCCAGCAGAGTTCCTCCCCCTACAGAGGACACCTTACTCCATCTCCTGGATACAGCTATcgagcagcagcacagaggacaGGACATAGCCTCTCTCATGGTTCCTCGGAAACATCCTTCTCCTCCACCTCGTACTCCAGCCCTGCCCACTCGGTCTCCACAGACTCCTCTGCCCTGTTTGCAGGGAATTCGGGGTATtacagcagccagcagcactctggcagcggcagcggcagccTCCTGAAGAagagctgccctgctgctgccagcccagcacagcagaCAGCTGTGGACTCTCTTTCCTCTGAGTcgggctcccagccctgcacaggTGCGTCGGGCTCCACCTCCGCTCCCCAAAGTGCTAGGTCACTACAGTCAGACTTGCGGACTATCAGTCTACCGAATTCTGGTCAGTCTGTTCTCTACCAGGGCTCCCGGGGGGCAGTGATTTCTAATGCACAACACTATCCACACCGTGGGGGAAGCAGTGTCCATCAGTACAGACTTCAGCAGCTTCAAGGTTCTGGAGTAAAGACTCAAACAGGACTTTCCTAG